The Apium graveolens cultivar Ventura chromosome 11, ASM990537v1, whole genome shotgun sequence genome has a window encoding:
- the LOC141697332 gene encoding uncharacterized protein LOC141697332: MSVIRLPAVVLLSILVQLVLANACSPADRSALLSFKAALTEPYLGIFSSWTGDNCCNQWYGIGCDPTTNRVTDISLRGESEDPIFEKAGRSGYMTGTISKSICSLDQLTTLVIADWKAISGDIPACLTSLPKLRILDLIGNKLSGEIPVDIGNLNRLKVLNLADNAISGCIPGSIVNLASLMHLDLSSNQLSGELPADIGNLKMMSRALLSKNQLTGSIPCSVANIRRLADLDLSMNRISGSIPAQLGSMPVLSTLYLDSNQITGEIPSGILSNTGINIVNLSHNGLSGYLPDVFHSKTYFAAIDLSYNNLRGSIPKSLSKAMYVGHLDLSHNHLCGVIPNGIPFDHLDASSFADNDCRI, from the coding sequence ATGTCGGTGATCAGACTGCCTGCGGTAGTTCTACTCTCCATCTTAGTCCAACTAGTACTCGCTAATGCCTGCTCGCCAGCTGATCGGTCAGCTCTACTGTCTTTCAAAGCTGCATTAACAGAGCCTTACCTAGGCATTTTCAGCTCATGGACCGGAGACAACTGTTGTAACCAATGGTACGGTATTGGTTGTGATCCTACAACTAACCGTGTTACTGACATTTCTCTACGCGGTGAGTCTGAAGATCCTATCTTCGAAAAAGCAGGTCGATCAGGGTACATGACTGGTACAATTTCCAAGTCTATTTGCTCACTCGACCAGCTTACCACACTTGTTATTGCAGACTGGAAAGCGATCTCTGGAGACATTCCAGCTTGTCTTACTTCCCTACCTAAACTCCGTATTCTCGATCTTATTGGAAACAAACTCTCTGGTGAAATTCCAGTTGATATCGGTAACTTGAACAGGCTCAAGGTTCTTAATCTAGCGGACAATGCGATTTCAGGCTGCATTCCAGGGTCTATTGTTAACTTGGCTAGTCTTATGCATCTCGATCTTAGTAGTAATCAACTCTCCGGTGAGCTTCCAGCTGATATCGGAAATCTCAAAATGATGAGTCGAGCTTTGCTCAGTAAGAACCAACTTACTGGTTCGATTCCGTGTTCAGTTGCTAACATTCGTCGGCTTGCGGATTTAGATCTGTCAATGAATCGGATATCTGGTTCGATCCCAGCACAACTCGGTTCAATGCCGGTACTTTCTACTCTTTATTTGGACAGTAATCAGATTACGGGTGAAATTCCATCGGGTATATTGAGCAATACGGGTATAAATATCGTTAACTTGAGCCACAATGGGCTATCAGGATATCTCCCTGATGTCTTTCACTCGAAAACTTATTTTGCGGCTATTGATCTATCGTATAATAATTTAAGAGGATCTATTCCTAAATCGTTATCAAAGGCTATGTATGTTGGACACTTGGATCTAAGTCATAATCATCTTTGTGGCGTTATCCCGAATGGTATACCGTTTGATCATCTTGATGCATCGTCGTTTGCGGATAATGATTGTAGGATTTGA
- the LOC141698551 gene encoding sm-like protein LSM7 produces MSGRKETVLDLAKFVDKGVQVKLTGGRQVTGTLKGYDQLLNLVLDEAVEYLRDADDPLKTTDQTRRLGLIVCRGTAVMLVSPTDGTDEIANPFVQLDGA; encoded by the exons ATG TCAGGTAGAAAAGAAACAGTTTTGGATTTAGCCAAGTTTGTTGACAAGGGTGTTCAAGTCAAGCTTACTGGTGGTAGACAAG TGACAGGAACACTTAAAGGATATGATCAATTATTGAACCTCGTGTTGGATGAAGCTGTAGAGTATCTTAGAG ATGCAGATGATCCACTGAAAACAACTGATCAGACCAGGCGCCTAGGCTTGATT GTTTGCAGAGGAACAGCGGTGATGCTGGTTTCTCCTACTGATGGGACCGACGAGATTGCAAACCCCTTTGTCCAGCTAGATGGAGCATAA
- the LOC141696193 gene encoding uncharacterized protein LOC141696193, whose amino-acid sequence MFDVPIFDENYYKEYEGDGDGSDVSEESFHSDHSNKDESDDDLLFDTNIDEDENSTRRFDVDTEMGNESDHSSIYAGSDEERMTANSTDEDETNYHVFNEDADMINPVFQLGMCFRSSRIFRDAVKKQAILDRRPIMNCRNFGKKVQYVCEPPCQWKIYASPLHKGSATYQIKTYVRKHSCMPTFYQKQINSRWLADYYETEIRMNPSWPISAFHKKIMNDLKCHVSKHAVYRAKVRALKKINGTHEEQYADLWKYGHELKKVFLRALKIVGLDGCHLKGPFGGILLSAVGVDPNDGMYPVAWAIVESETSDSWTWFLQFLCQDLQILVDKEWTFISDRQKGLINALEAIVPQAEHRFCVMHLFQNMHKEYKGLALRHLLWKAARATTMWEFNLHMNQMKELSPNCYDWLMQKPREQWSRSAFRTTSHSDMFVNNHCEVFNSSLSKLRDLPIITLFRELHKAIMKRIQIRRDKVANANVIICPSAQKKLTKSIHYAGNCVVTWSGGSAYSVTCTDGGHELVVDLVKRTCSCRKWDLTGLPCYHACACIALRNEPWENYIHDCYKKDTYLQLYGNTLEPIVGPEFWEETPEPKPLPPAVKIPTGRPKKKRNKKNDVPADTTKLKRTNTKVHCTYCKAAGHNQRSCTAKKSDEATTAAAEGRDIPVGKSKVKCKNCSKEGHNSRTCKVKKTPPNRSRPETNESASTSQAAQQDPNDGQVTQQDPTDGDAQRPKRKRVSQKTDAGAKC is encoded by the exons ATGTTTGATGTACCCATATTTGATGAAAACTACTATAAGGAATATGAGGGTGATGGTGATGGGAGTGATGTTAGTGAAGAGAGCTTCCACTCTGACCATTCAAATAAGGATGAGAGTGATGATGACCTATTGTTTGATAcaaacattgatgaggatgagAATAGTACAAGGAGATTTGATGTTGATACTGAGATGGGGAATGAGAGTGATCATTCCAGTATATATGCTGGTTCTGATGAGGAGAGAATGACAGCCAACAGCACGGATGAGGATGAAACTAACTATCATGTTTTTAATGAGGATGCAGATATGATCAATCCTGTCTTCCAACTGGGAATGTGTTTCAGAAGTTCAAGAATTTTTAGAGATGCAGTTAAAAAACAGGCAATTCTTGATAGGAGGCCCATAATGAACTGCAGAAATTTTGGCAAGAAGGTACAATATGTGTGTGAGCCTCCATGCCAATGGAAGATATATGCATCTCCACTGCATAAAGGCTCTGCAACTTATCAAATAAAGACTTATGTGAGGAAGCACAGTTGTATGCCAACCTTCTATCAGAAGCAAATAAACTCCAGATGGCTAGCTGATTACTATGAAACAGAGATTAGAATGAATCCTAGTTGGCCAATTAGTGCATttcataaaaaaattatgaatgatTTGAAGTGTCATGTAAGTAAACATGCAGTTTACAGAGCAAAGGTGAGGGCTTTGAAGAAGATAAATGGCACACATGAAGAGCAGTATGCAGACCTTTGGAAGTATGGTCATGAATTGAAAAAGGTCTTCCTGAGAGCACT AAAAATTGTTGGACTTGATGGATGCCACCTGAAAGGACCCTTTGGTGGCATTCTTTTGTCAGCTGTTGGTGTGGATCCAAATGATGGTATGTATCCAGTTGCATGGGCAATTGTTGAGAGTGAGACATCTGATTCATGGACTTGGTTCCTACAGTTTTTATGCCAGGACCTGCAAATTCTTGTGGATAAGGAATGGACTTTTATATCTGATAGACAAAAG GGCTTAATAAATGCATTAGAAGCCATTGTGCCTCAAGCAGAGCACAGGTTTTGTGTAATGCACTTATTCCAGAACATGCATAAGGAGTATAAAGGCCTTGCTTTGAGGCATTTACTATGGAAAGCTGCTAGGGCCACTACCATGTGGGAGTTCAACCTGCACATGAACCAAATGAAGGAG CTGTCACCTAATTGCTATGATTGGCTTATGCAAAAACCAAGGGAGCAGTGGTCTAGGTCAGCATTTAGGACCACATCCCACAGTGATATGTTTGTTAACAATCACTGTGAGGTATTCAATAGTAGTTTAAGCAAGCTGAGGGACCTCCCAATCATTACTCTATTTAGAGAGTTGCATAAAGCCATTATGAAGAGGATCCAGATTAGGAGAGACAAAGTGGCAAATGCAAATGTTATAATTTGCCCAAGTGCTCAGAAGAAATTGACAAA GTCTATTCATTATGCTGGAAATTGTGTGGTGACATGGTCTGGAGGTTCTGCATACAGTGTTACTTGCACTGATGGGGGGCATGAGTTGGTGGTGGATTTGGTGAAGAGGACCTGTTCCTGCAGGAAGTGGGATCTCACAGGCCTTCCTTGCTATCATGCATGTGCATGTATAGCACTAAGGAATGAGCCTTGGGAGAATTATATTCATGACTGTTACAAGAAGGATACCTATCTTCAGCTATATGGCAACACTTTAGAACCAATTGTTGGTCCTGAATTCTGGGAAGAAACCCCAGAACCAAAGCCACTGCCTCCGGCTGTTAAGATACCTACAGGAAGACCCAAAAAGAAAAGGAACAAAAAGAATGATGTTCCTGCAGACACTACAAAGCTGAAGAGGACTAATACCAAAGTGCATTGCACATACTGTAAGGCTGCTGGTCATAATCAGAGAAGTTGTACAGCCAAG AAATCCGATGAGGCAACAACGGCTGCAGCAGAAGGGAGAGACATTCCAGTTGGAAAATCCAAAGTCAAGTGCAAGAATTGCAGCAAGGAAGGCCATAATTCAAGGACATGCAAAGTCAAGAAAACTCCACCTAACCGGTCTAGGCCAGAAACAAATGAGAGTGCCTCAACAAgtcaagctgctcaacaagatcCAAATGATGGGCAAGTTACTCAACAAGATCCAACAGATGGGGATGCTCAGAGGCCAAAGAGGAAGAGAGTCTCTCAGAAGACAGATGCTGGTGCAaagtgttag
- the LOC141696192 gene encoding uncharacterized protein LOC141696192, whose protein sequence is MDADWASNVDGSHSTLACESLPRGCPKHYNSCSMQNPSDYDYLVAHKHSTGLVIVSRSRETCVLRPVNNNLMDLIGSINGLPCLGHQDKLWLWNPAIHQSKELALWSRTCWDKYGFGFDPVSNDYKVVVLVYQESDRQMSSAFVYSSNSETWTRLHVPKYVYPCDDVSLALTEPFCPSSIVKDCP, encoded by the exons ATGGATGCTGACTGGGCATCTAACGTGGATGGGTCCCACTCCACGTTGGCCTGTGAGTCATTGCCACGTGGCTGTCCAA AACACTACAATAGCTGCAGCATGCAAAACCCTAGCGACTATGACTACCTCGTAGCTCATAAACACAGTACTGGACTCGTTATTGTCTCCCGAAGCAGAGAAACATGTGTACTCCGTCCAGTTAATAACAATTTGATGGATTTGATTGGTTCTATAAATGGCCTACCTTGTCTCGGTCATCAAGACAAGTTGTGGTTATGGAATCCCGCTATTCATCAATCGAAGGAACTCGCGCTATGGTCTCGTACCTGTTGGGATAAATATGGATTTGGTTTTGATCCTGTAAGCAATGATTACAAGGTGGTAGTATTAGTATACCAAGAGTCGGATCGTCAAATGAGCTCTGCTTTTGTTTACTCCTCCAATTCTGAAACATGGACCCGTCTACATGTTCCTAAGTATGTTTATCCTTGTGACGATGTTTCTCTTGCTCTCACAGAACCGTTCTGTCCAAGTAGTATTGTCAAGGATTGTCCTTAG